Proteins from one Aspergillus nidulans FGSC A4 chromosome VIII genomic window:
- a CDS encoding SDR family NAD(P)-dependent oxidoreductase (transcript_id=CADANIAT00002702), with protein sequence MSHLEASNLYKINGLVAVITGGGSGLGRTMALTLATNGASKVFIIGRREDSLRETVSLAPDSAKQNIIPVPADVTSQESLQSAYETIAAQTGYVDLLIANSGIVGPPAIIKRKDDGSLLPISELKDYLWNIPMAEFTKVFEVNTTGAYYTAIAFLPLLDAANKRRPAPEKNKLSPPLAQIIMTSSIAGYSRQVPLDFAYNLSKGAVNHLVKALSTSLTEYGIRVNGIAPGLFYSEISVGANFEPGDKGVSDGSFQPDKIPMTRAGGEEDIAGLVLWMAGASGGYLNGNITVIDGGRLSVLRSSY encoded by the exons ATGTCGCACTTAGAAGCCTCAAATCTTTACAAAATCAATGGCCTCGTCGCTGTAATAACCGGCGGAGGGAGCG GCCTCGGGCGCACAATGGCCCTGACGCTAGCTACGAACGGCGCATCCAAGGTTTTTATCATAGGACGCCGTGAAGACTCCCTCCGCGAAACCGTCTCCCTCGCCCCCGACTCCGCCAAACAAAACATCATCCCCGTCCCGGCGGATGTGACATCCCAGGAATCTCTACAGTCTGCATATGAGACAATCGCCGCCCAAACAGGATATGTCGACCTCCTAATCGCCAACTCTGGGATAGTAGGCCCACCTGCTATCATCAAACGTAAGGACGATGggtctcttctccccatCTCCGAGCTCAAGGACTATCTCTGGAACATCCCAATGGCGGAGTTTACCAAGGTCTTTGAGGTGAACACCACAGGCGCGTACTACACCGCCATCGCCTTCCTACCTCTCCTAGATGCGGCGAATAAACGCCGTCCTGCGCCAGAGAAGAATAAGCTGTCCCCGCCGCTGGCTCAGATTATCATGACCTCGAGTATTGCTGGGTATTCACGGCAGGTTCCATTGGATTTCGCGTATAATCTGTCCAAGGGCGCTGTGAATCATCTGGTTAAGGCGCTCTCGACGAGTCTAACCGAGTACGGGATTAGGGTTAATGGGATTGCGCCTGGACTGTTTTACTCGGAGATATCGGTGGGAGCCAACTTTGAGCCTGGGGATAAGGGTGTCTCAGATGGGTCATTCCAGCCGGATAAGATCCCCATGACTAGGGCTGGgggtgaggaggatattgcgGGGTTGGTACTTTGGATGGCAGGTGCTTCGGGAGGTTATTTGAATGGCAATATCACGGTTATTGATGGGGGAAGGCTGAGTGTTTTGCGATCTTCATATTGA